aaaacatacagtacaagtTACcaagagaaaatgaacaatgaGTTACCATTTTTTGGGTTGAAATGCAACATGTCTTTCAAAGAAATAACCACTTTCCAGTACTACATTTCATAACTCTATACAGGAAACTGCTTATCATACAGGTCAGAAATTATAGTGatgcaaaataaatcagtttgttttgataCATGCACTGAAATACTCATCCATCAGTGTCGCTGTTAAGTTGCAGTAGTGATTTTGATCCAGGTAggtgtttgtattgtgtttgtatCTGAAGACAgccttgtttgtttatctgAGGGTCTAAGGATAGAGGGCCTGTAAGCTGTACAGGTTGAAATGTGTAATTTATGATATTAGGCTGCCTGAATAAAATtagactttgttttcttccagcCGTAAAGATCAAGAAGAACAAGGACAATGTTAAGTTCAAGGTGCGCTGCAGCAGGTACCTGTACACCCTGGTCATCACAGACAAGGAGAAGGCTGAGAAGCTCAAGCAGTCACTGCCCCCAGGTCAGTATTAATGATAACAATGGCTTGTTACGCTAACATGATGACTGAGACACAGCAGTGTGGAAAAGCAGCTATTGGTTTGAACAACGAAATCCCAGTCAGCAACATATTGAACGGtttctgtatttaaatgaaTTTCATACACTTGACCTTGAACACAGTCTTAAATTGCTGTGATGTGAAGAAGTTTGCATCTTTCCTGGGTCTACTACAGTTGTAGTAATGCACTTAAAAAGAAGCAATGTGCCAATGGCAGAAGTAACTGACTTCAACAAAGGGATTCAGAACATTTGTAAAGGGCTTTGCagatgttttatattattttaaaccACTGAAAGTCAGACTGAAGCAACAATCAGAATACCACAAAAATGACCTAAAATGTTACATCGTTGCAACATAAACCATAATATTGGGGTTTGATTGCTCTGAGGcagttttcactctgtttatAACTGAAGTGTTTAAAGGTGCAAGGCCTAAAACTACATCATTTTCCCcctagtttaaaaaaatgttgcacACACATTGTGCAGCTGATAATGAACTAATTCTTGTCCAGAGAAAAAATGCATTCATGTGTAAATTAATCCTTCAGTGGCATCTGTCGTCTTTGGACATCCTCCAAGCTGATGCAAATATAATTAGTCTTCATTGACTGCAATGATTAGGTTGTATCATGCTGGATTGTGTGCATTCAGTTGTAAAGTAATTTATTTGTAATtggtttggagaaaaaaaaaagtaagctgTGCACAGTCATTTTCCAACAGACCTTAAGCTCAAAGGAGAAGCCTCCTTGTTGAAAATATGGCTGAATTTAAGAACTGCTGGCAACCAATTATGGCAAATGTCTAACAGTTTTTGTAGTAATTATCTGCATTTGACAGGAGCTTCTCAAGCGTGGTTGTCCCAATAGTCATACTGAAAACTTATTTCTcaagttcttgttttttcttttttttctaaccaGTTGTCTCGGTCTTTTACAGGTCTGGCTGTGAAGGAGCTGAAGTAAATCCGTGATGTACAGATAATTGTAATAAAAATTGGAAAACGTAGTTATTTGCCTGTGGTTTTTTGTCCACTCTGTTGTCATGCCACGATGGGTTAGAAAAACTGAATTGTATCATGAAGTGTTAacagtgtctcagtgtggtGTGAAGCCAGCTTGTTAAAATAGGATCAGTTATACATGGTGTTTTTACATCCTTCCACAAGATGACACATCTTTAATCAGACTGATAAGTATGCTATGGAGACCACTCTCCTCTCCAGTGAccagttaaaataaaaccaatatGTGTCACCAGACTTTGATAGCTCTTACTTTTCTGTAGGTGTTAAATTTCCCTGGATATACTAATATTTCTGATCTTGTAGATGGTGCAACCCACTGCTCATTCTAATGTGCACCTCGCATAAATGTCACAGTTCATATTCTGTAATGTATTATAGGTAATTCCAATGGTGGATGGTGAAGATTCAAGCAGTAAATGTTCAATTAAAGGAGACACAATTTATGAAGCTGGAAAGTTAATTGTTAATTTGATCCACTGTGTGTTAAATCAAATAGCATACCTGTTGAGTACAGTCCGTCTAAAATATTCTGCACAAAGATGTGTAATTAAGGACAGAAGCCAATCTAAATAATGGATGCTTTAAACACAACCAATGAGGACAAGGATTATAGAATGGATGAGCTTGTCTGTGAAACATCAATAAACAACCAGCATTCAGCAGATGCACTTCATTAGTATAGTTACCGAGGAGCTTCGTTACAGGCAAATGTAAAGACAGATTCGTGGAGTAAAGAGTGGGTTGGACTCGGACGTCCCCTGAGAGGACAGGAGTGAGCCCCTGCTATTGTTAAAGCTGTTTGTAATTGTCTCAAttgaccactagatggcagcacaGTAGCTAATTCCATAGACTGGTAAAAAGACgcttaaataatgaaacataaCGTCAATATGAAAATTATATTACAgatcagtgactgtgtgtatttatgaaaCGGTTTTACCACAGACAGCTGGTGGAGTGATAACTTCCAAACTCCCCAGCGGGGCGTCTTTGCGCGCCCCCGTGCCTCCTTGTGTCCCGATGCCTTCCATCAGTGCGCGTCCCCGCCGGTGACTGTGCTGTGCGCTCGGAGCAGCTGTCGGTCGGATAGTAGCTGTGGGTCCACGCGGACGCGGGGACATGGGAGCACTGTGATTAATTCCTGTTTCATGAGAAACCCTCGTCGGATTTCACTTTGCAGCAACGCTGCCGTCTCTGCAGGACTTCACGTGCGTTTTGTCTCATGTGTGGCTGAGAGAGTGTTTCCATAAACGAGCATGCTTTTATCATTGCCTTTGTCTGTTATGAGACTGGGTTAGGATCTCCGGCAGCGGACCAAACTGCCCGCTTTAGTAAAGAGAGGCTAATTTAGGCTGTAGCCTAACTTTTTCTCGGGGCAGGGATGTCTCCGGCCCGGGTGGATTACATTGCTCCCTGGTGGACTTATTGGCTTCACAATTTTCCCCATATCAACCTGAGGTTTCAGCCCACTGACAACAGCTTCCACCCTGAAGAGGAGAACTACCAGCAGGTCAGtagagggggggggggacaagCACACAGGTTAAGTAAATCAGGGACACAGTATATCTACAGGGTTGTGTAATGTTTGTTACTTCATAATGAATATAatataacatacagtatttatgttATTCCTTTGAATAATTATGATTTATATACACTCCTGTGGCGTCACTAAAATCACTTGTAGGCTGTTTATTATCATGCTTTCTGTTGCCTTGGGattcaaattacattttgcaTTATTGATGGCAAAAGTGGGCCATAATGTCACTCTGAATGTCCTCCATTCCTCTTAAGGGGTACCTGAAGAGTCTGCTTCATTTTGCCTCTCAGGAGCTACATCTAGTTCCATAGATCagtgaataaaggcaaaaatgggttgttggtgctgctggtgttgtgATTTTTAGTGGTCTTTTTATTAGCAGTTATTAGTCCTCTTTGGAAAATGGTAATGCTACATTGATTTGCATGCCTTTTTTTCAGGAAATATTTCAGAAATTTCGTTTTTGCTTTGCTTGTAGAGGCAGAACGTGCACATCTAGTAAACACTGCCTTCAACTGGGCTCggtaacatttttcatttatttttaagtggGACAAATAAGTTGTCTGTGGAGAGGCAGAGCACAGATCAGGGAGCATACTTGTGGGCAAATGTTGGCATAGATGTGCTTCACTTATGGGAGTCAGAGTGGTTCCCATCTAACTCCAGAGGCGGTGACAGCACGGTTTCACACAGCTTCAAAGTAGGTTGGGATCAACTGTGTGATGACTAATGATCTGCTTGTGAGCACATGCCAAATACAATgaatgtttcattatttcactgtttaatTTTTCAAGGTTACAGCTCAGCTTCTGTCAGTGCATGTAGTTACGTTGTGGTGAGAACATGCAGCATGTTAGCACAGTGGTCTCCAGGGTGAGGTCAGCGGACCTTCAGGGGTCCAAGTGAGTCAGGAAAGGACCTCATAAAGACGTAGAAGTGTTTTGCGAAATAACACAGACTGTGTAACAATGTAACAACTTGTGGAAATCACTGTCACATATATATTTGCTCTCTTATAAGTTGATAATAATAAGTTGCTGATACAGAGCAGACAACCTACATTAGCTTAGCAAGTCTAAGCTGTTTTGGAAAGAAGTGACTCCATATTTGAGGTTTTCTCCACTCACTTAAATCCTTTGATACTGTGGCACAGTAACATGATAAAGGCTTCAGCATTAGCTGTGATGCTAACCTTAACTTTAAGTTGCTGTCTGCTCACCAGCAGCGGTCTTTGATACATTTCTGCTCTATAAGATCTCAGATGGCAGCGCAACTGAATTGGATTTATGCTGCACTGGTATcaggaagagacacagagaggtaaagttagggattttttttcttctcttgctgCCAGTTTCCATTCTCAGTAGCATTGTGAGAGCAGACTCAGGGCCACGGGGTGTGTGGGAATGGAGGGTGGTGAGTCTCAG
Above is a window of Lates calcarifer isolate ASB-BC8 linkage group LG23, TLL_Latcal_v3, whole genome shotgun sequence DNA encoding:
- the rpl38 gene encoding 60S ribosomal protein L38, whose amino-acid sequence is MPRKIEEIKDFLLTARRKDAKSVKIKKNKDNVKFKVRCSRYLYTLVITDKEKAEKLKQSLPPGLAVKELK